The window TCCGGGGATGGGTCGCAACGAGCCGGGTGCCGAAGACGATGCGGACCTGCTCGATGCCGCCCACGACGGTGAGCTCGTGATGGGCGAACGCCGTGGGGACCGAGTAGTCGTTGCGATCGAACCGCACAAGGGAGAGCGAGTTCGCCCTGGCGGCCACCACCCGGCGGGCCTCGAAGGAAGCGGCCGGGACCCCGAGCATCGCCGCTCGGTCGACCTCGAGCAGCTCGGCCTTGGTCACGGGCTTGGCCCCGGACCCGCCGGTGAAGGTCGGCCCGGCAGGAGGCCTCCAGACGGGCGTTGAGCTCGACGAACGATGAGCAGGAGGGGACGGGCACCATGAAGTTGCGCCGCCCGTACCCGACGAGGGACCCCACGTGGCCCTTCTCGTTGCCCCGGCCGACCCGGCAGAACCGGTGGGTGAACAGGAAGTGGCTCTCCAGGCGAAGGAACTCCCGGGTCAAGGCGCGCTCCCGGCCGATCACCTTGCGCACCGCGATCGTCGTGTTGTCGTAGGCCGTCCTGGTCGGCACTCCCCCGAAGAAGCGGAAGGCGGCCACGTGGGCGGCCTGGAAGGTCTCGGTGCACTCCCGGGGGTAGGCGGAGACGTGGAAGGCGTCCGAGTAGGGGAGGCTCATCACCGCGAACGCGGCCTTGCGCCGCACGCCCGCGATCTGGACGGTGGCGTAGCCGAAGTCGAACTGGGCCTCACCGGGTGGATGGGACAGGGGGACGAAGACCTCTTGGGCGTGGCGGTGGTGCCGGGCCACGGCCTCTTTGACCTGGGTGATGCCGCCTTGGTAGCCGTACTCGTCCCGGAGGCGGCAGAAGATGCGCTTGGCCGTGTGGCGCTGCTTGGGGGGCGCCTCCCGGTCGGAGGCCAGGATCTCCTCGATCACCCCCAGGTAGGGACCGAGCTTGGTCTTGGGGCGAGGAGCGCTGCTCCGGTACCCCGGTGGCTCGGTGTTGGCGAGGATCTTCTGCAGGGTCTTGTGGGCGATGCCGT is drawn from Actinomycetota bacterium and contains these coding sequences:
- the istA gene encoding IS21 family transposase produces the protein MQEWTEIRRRVLVEGASKRSVCRDYGIAHKTLQKILANTEPPGYRSSAPRPKTKLGPYLGVIEEILASDREAPPKQRHTAKRIFCRLRDEYGYQGGITQVKEAVARHHRHAQEVFVPLSHPPGEAQFDFGYATVQIAGVRRKAAFAVMSLPYSDAFHVSAYPRECTETFQAAHVAAFRFFGGVPTRTAYDNTTIAVRKVIGRERALTREFLRLESHFLFTHRFCRVGRGNEKGHVGSLVGYGRRNFMVPVPSCSSFVELNARLEASCRADLHRRVRGQARDQGRAARGRPSGDARGPGRFLRGPPGGGRQGELALPCAVRSQRLLGPHGVRPSRAHRRGRHRAGPHRLRHPARCDPSP